The Quatrionicoccus australiensis nucleotide sequence CGGCATCCGGTCGCCGTGGTCAGCAAGTCGTCACTGATTTTGCGTGATCTCGACCTGTGGGCCGAACTGGCCCGCCACCATCTCGCCCATGTCGGCATTTCGCTGACCACGCTCGACGGCCCGCTCGCCCGCCAACTCGAACCGCGCGCCAGTGCGCCGCACGCCCGCCTGGCGGCTATCGAGAAACTGGCCGCGGCCGGCGTACCGGTCTCGATCTTTGCCTCGCCGCTGATTCCCGGCCTCAATGATCACGAACTGGAAAAACTGCTCGGTGCCGCCCGCGAGCATGGGGCAAGCAGCGCCAGCTACACACTGCTGCGCCTGCCGCACGAAGTGGCCGGCCTCTTTCGCGACTGGCTGGAATGGCATGCGCCGCAGAAAGCGGCACGCATCATGTCGGTACTTTATGATTTGCGCGGTGGACGCGCCAACGATGCCCAATTTGGCAGCCGGATGACCGGCCTCGGGCATTTTGCCGAACTGATCCGCCAGCGTTTCGAACTGACCTGCCGCCGGCTTGGCCTGGCACGCGACTGGCCGCAACTCGACGCCAGCCGCTTCACCCCGCCGAAAAACGACGGGGAGCGGCAACTCAGCCTGTTTTAGGGCAACTGGGTCAGGTAGTTGCTGATCGCGACGATTTCCTCGTTCTTGAGGCCGGCCGTGGCGATGGCCATCAACTGGTTGTTGCGCACCCCGGTCTTGTCGCGATAGCGGGTGATCGTCGTCTGCAGGTAGGGCTGCTTCTGTCCGGCCAGGCGGGCAATCGTTTCATTGCCGCGACCCTGCTCACCATGACAGCGCACGCACAGCTTGCCGAACAATTCCTTGCCTTTGCTCACCTGTGAAGCATCGGCACGCGACGGCGGCACCGGCATGCTGGCATAGTAGGAGGCGGCCTGCAGGCGCTCGTCATCCTTGAGCACCTTGATCAGGCCCTGCATGAACGGGTCCTTGCGCTCGCCGGTTCCGAACTTGCGAATCTGCTCAAGCAGATAGGCCGGGTTCTGGCCGGCCAGATTGGGCACTTCCGGCAACTTGCTGATACCGTCTTCACCATGACAATTGGCACAGAAGAAAGTGACCTTCTTGCCGGCGTCGACCGCTGCGCGCAAGGCCACCGGATCGGACTGGATGGCCTTCAGCTTTTCCTGGACGCCCTGCTGCGCCATTGCACCACCACACGCCACCAACAAGCCTGCTGCCAGAATCAACGCCCGCATTACATTGTCCTCCCCTGAGAAGGTGGTAATTATGCCGTTCCACCCACGGTCAGTCCATCTATCCGTAATGTCGGCTGGCCGACGCCGACCGGTACGCTCTGCCCATCCTTGCCGCAGGTGCCGACGCCGGGGTCGAGTTTGAGGTCGTTGCCGATCATCGAAATGCGCGTCATTGCGTCCGGTCCGTTGCCGATCAGCGTCGCCCCCTTGATCGGACGCGTCACCTTGCCGTCCTCGATCAGGTAAGCCTCGCTCATCGAGAAGACGAACTTGCCGCTCGTGATATCGACCTGGCCGCCGCCGAAATTGGCGGCGTAGATGCCCTTCTTGACCGACTTGATGATTTCCGCCGGGTCGTGCTCGCCGGCCAGCATCATGGTGTTGGTCATGCGCGGGATGGGCAGGTGGGCGAAGGATTCGCGCCGGCCGTTGCCGGTCGGGGCGACGCCCATCAGGCGTGCGTTCAGGCTGTCCTGCATGTAGCCCTTGAGGATGCCGTCCTCGATCAGCACGTTGCGCTGCGTCGTATTGCCTTCATCGTCGATGTTCAACGAACCGCGCCGGTCGGCAATCGTGCCGTCATCGATGACAGTGACGCCCTTGGCGGCGACGCGCTGGCCGACCCGGCCGGAAAACGCCGAGCTACCCTTGCGGTTGAAGTCGCCCTCCAGACCGTGGCCGACCGCTTCATGCAGCAGGATGCCGGGCCAGCCGGAACCGAGCACGACGGTCATCTGGCCAGCCGGTGCAGCGTCGGCATGCAGGTTGGTGACCGCTTGATGCACGGCTTCGCTGGCGTAGCGGCGCAGGATGTCGTCGGAGAAATAGGCAAAATCGAAGCGTCCTCCGCCGCCCGAGCCGCCCTGTTCGCGCTTGCCGTTTTCCTCGACGATGACCGAGATCGAGCAGCGCACCAGCGGCCGGATATCGGCGGCCAGACGACCGTCAGAACCGGCGACCAGGATCACTTCGTATTCGCCGGCAAGCGAGGCCATGACCTGCACGACGCGCGGATCGATCGCCTTGGCAAAACCTTCCAGACGTTCGAGCAGCTTGACCTTGGCTTCGGCCGGCAAGGAGGCAATCGGATCGTGCGGCACATACAGCGCACGGCTGGCGGTCGACGCCTGCAAAGCGGGCAAAATGCCGTTCTGGCCGGCGGCGGCAATGGCGCGCACGGCACTGGCCGCATCGCCCAAAGCGCGCGAGCTGATGTCGTCGGAGTAGGCAAACGAGGTCTTCTCGCCGGAAATGGCGCGCACGCCGACACCCTGATCGATGTTGAAGCTGCCCGACTTGACGATGCCCTCATCGAGGCTCCAGGCCTCGGAACGCGAATACTGGAAGTAGAGGTCGGCGTAATCGACCTGGTGCGTCAGGATCTGGCCGAAGGTGCGCGACAGGTCGCTCTCGCTCAGCGAGAACGGGGTGAGGAGAAGCGATTCGGCCTGGGCCAGGGCGCTGTTCTGGTTCATTGAAACTCCGTCAGAGTATGCGGTGGGCGAGCGCCGGCAGGCTCTCGCGGATTTCGGCGATACGGGCGTGGTCGAGATCGGCGATGACGACGCCCGGCCCTTTCATCTTGCGGTCGAGAATTTCGCCCCAGGGATCGACGATCATGCTGTTGCCGTGCGTGACGCGACCGTTTTCATGGCGCCCGCCCTGTCCGACCGCGAGCAGGTAGCATTGGTTCTCGATGGCACGCGCGCGCAGCAGGATTTCCCAGTGGGCGCGGCCGGTGGTGTCGGTGAAGGCGGCCGGCATCAGGATCAGGTCAACCGGGCCGAGCGAACGGTAGAGTTCGGGGAAGCGCAGGTCGTAGCAGATCGACAGCGCGACGCGGCCGAACGGCGTATCGACGGCGACCGGCGTGTTGCCCGGCTCGATGAAGGCGGCCTCGTTGTAGGACTCGTCGCCCTTCTTGAAGCCGAACAGGTGAATCTTGTCGTAGCGCGCGACGCAGTCGCCGCCATCGTTGAAGACCAGCGAACTGTTGCGCATCTGGTGCGGCTGCGTCGCGGTCAACGGGATGGAACCAGCAAAAATCCACACATCGTGACGTGCCGCGGTCGCCGCCAGCCAGTCCTGGATGGGCCCGTTGCCGTAGGTTTCGCGGGCGCGCACACGGTCGGCGTCGGCCGCACCGATGATCGGAAAATACTCGGGCAGGGCGACCATCTGGGCCCCCTGATCGACCGCTTCGGCAATCAGCCGGCCGGCGGTTTCCAGGTTATCGCCGACGCGCGGCCCGGAAATCATCTGCAGGGCGGCAATACGGCAGTTCTGCTTCATCGGGCGTCATTCTCCATCGGGGTTTTTTCTTCTTCCGGCTTCGGCTTGCTGGGCGCGGATTCGCCGGCCTTGTCGACCTTGGGGTCGCTCCAGCTGCCGGTGACATGATAGCGGTAGCTGAACAGGCGGTTGAGCGGATTCAGCGGATTCGGCAGCACGGTATTGGCAAGCAGGGTCGCCGCACCGACCACCGGATTGACCAACGCCACGCCGACCGCCGCGGCATTGCCGATTTCCGGCCGGACGACGACCTGCAGGTCCTGCGTCTCGTTCTTCAGGTCGGTTTCGCCCTGCATTTCGATGTGCGCGGCCGGCCCCTTGATGCGCAACGGTTCGGTGGTGCGCATGATGCCTTTTTTCACCGACAACACCGAGTTGATGCTGTCGAAAGCCAGGCCATCACTGAAAATATCACGAAAATCCAGGGTCAACCGGCGCGGCAAGGATTGCAGCGAGATCAGGCCGAGCAGCTTGCCGACGCCCGGTTCGAGCTTGTTGAACTGGCCTTTTTCGGCCTGCACGGTGAGTTGACCGGTCAGCGACGGATAGTGGATGCCGGTCAGCGGCCCGTTCCATTGCAGGTCGCCGGTCAATTTGGCCGTACCGCGCCGCACCGTGTCGGCATAGCCGAGGCGATCGAGCAGTTTGCCGAGGTCCTTGGCATTCAGCTCGAAATCGAGGCGCGTCTGCTGCTTGCCGCTATTGAACCAGACGCCCTTGCCCTTGAGGCCGCCGTCCGGGTTCTGCAGGCTGAGCAGATCGAGGTTCCAGGCGCCCTTGTCGTTGCGCGCCTTGAGATCGAGCTTGCCGAGCACCTTGTCGCCGACATGGAAATCGTCGACCGAGAGGCTCATGCCAGGCAGTGAGTTGAGCAGGGCACTGCCGCTCTCGCTGCTTTCCGCCGCCGGGCGCACGATCAGGCGCTTGAAATTGCCTTCGACCCAGCCCTCGCCGGCACTCTTCCAGAAAATATCGCCGACCGCCTCGCGCGTGTTGAGGCCGATCTGCCAGCCGCCGTCGCGCGGCCGCAGGGTCGTTTCAACCTGGCTGTAGTCGCGCCCCATCAGGTGCAGGCGCGGCGTTTTCAGGAAAACCGTGTTCAGGGCGAGTCCACCGCTGGCCGCGCCATCGGGTGTGCCGCCATCGGGCAGGAAGTTCTTCCAGGCATCGGCATCGATCTGCGGCACGGCGACACGCACCGCCAGGCCCTTGTCGGGCAAGCGCGGTTCGGCATCGCCGAGCGCGAAGACGCCGCGCTCCCAGTTGTCGCCGCGGCGCACGATCAAGCCCTGCGCCACCTTGCCCAAGGTGATCTTGTACTGCTCGCGCGTCGCATCCGGCGCGGTGCGCTCGATGCGCAGCGGCAGCGCCATGGTGGCGTTCTTGTTGAGCGGCTCGGGCAGCGGCGAACTGACGCCGAGCAGGTCGGAGTCGATGACGACATCGGCGTTGCGCTTGCGGATGGCGATATCGGCCTTCCAGCCGGAACTGCCGCTCAGGTGATTGATCAGCGGAAAGCCGAAGTGCTTGCTCACTTCGCCGATATTGGCCGTACCGCTGGCCTGGACGGCCACCTTGTCGCCGACATTCCTGACCTGCACCCGGGCCGGACCACCGAACAGGCGGCCATTGATATCCTGCGCGATGATGCTCTTTTCGGTCAGCTGCAAACGACCATTGACCTGGGTCAGCGGCGGCAAACCGGCGAGCGGCTGCACCTGGTTGTTCTGGAAAAAATAGTCGCCACGCATGCGGGTATCGAGGGCATGGCGCAGCGGAATATCGAGTTCCAGATCGAGTCGACCGTTACCGTTCGCCTTCATGCCGTCGGTAAAACGATCGATGCTGTCGGCGACCGGACTCTGCTCGATGAAACGCAGGAACTCGCTGGTCGGCCCGTGGGCGGCGCCACGCACGAAGAGCATTTCCTCGTGCGACTCGAAATCGGGAATCTCGACCGTGACACCGGATAACCTGGCACCGAGTATCGTGCCCTTGCTGGCATTGACCTTCATCCCGACGCCGAAACTCATTTCGCCGTCGATATTCTCGATCACCGGCCAGCCCGCCGCGTAATCGATCTTCGCGCCCGCCGCCTTGGCGGTCACCAGGAACTGGCCGCCCTTGCCGTCGCGGAAGGGGAAGTCCTTGAGATTGCCCTTGAGCACCAGCTTGCCGTCGTAACCGCGACCGCCGACGATGCCGCGGCGCAGCCAGGCGCGCGCATCGGCATTGACGGCATGCGGCATGAACCGCCAGACGGCTCGCCCATCGCCCCGGTCGACGGTTGCCTGGAGGTCGATTTCACCAGGCCCTTCACCCGTGTAGCGATAGGTCCCTCGCGCCGAACCCGCCGCTTCCGGACCGGCAAATTCGAGCTTGTCGAGCTTGATGTCGGCAACCGCGCCATTGATTTTCCAGCTGGTCTTGGCCTTCAGCGTGTCGAGCGCGATATCCGGTTCGGGAAACACGGCCGGCAGGGACACGCCGGACGTTCCCGAATCAAGCGCCATCTCGCCACCCTTTTCGTTCGCATCGATCAACCCGGACAGGCCGCTGGCACCAGGAACGTAACCGCTGGCGACCAGCCCGAGCTGGCTGAAGCCGGCCTTCAGGGCGTAGCGCTTCAGCTCATCGCCTTCCAGCGCCCAACTCGTCCGCAATTCGGTGATCCGCCCCTGCGGCTGGTGCTTTTGCAACAACTCGCGACTCTGCGCATCGAGCGGCATGTAGGCGGCCAGACTGCCAAGCACGGCAAGATCGAGAAAACTGGCGCGGGCACTGCCGCTGACCGCCAATGTTTGCGGGGCTTGCTGCCATTCGACCTGAAAATCGGTCGGCGCTACGCGCATGCCTTCCTGGGTCAGCAATTCGAGCTTCTGCCCGCTCACCGCCCAGGCCTCGCCCTTGTAGCGGCCTTCGAGACGACCTCGCATGCTCGCCAGATTGAGTTCCGGCAACTTGCGACCGAGCCGGATGCGGACTTCCTCGAGGGCAAAATCGGTGGTCAGCTTGCCGCCGCCATCGGCGAAATCGCCCCAGACGCGCAGCGCACCACGGCCGCGCGGCAAGTGCACCGGGTAATCGACCCAACTGCGCCAGCCG carries:
- the tldD gene encoding metalloprotease TldD gives rise to the protein MNQNSALAQAESLLLTPFSLSESDLSRTFGQILTHQVDYADLYFQYSRSEAWSLDEGIVKSGSFNIDQGVGVRAISGEKTSFAYSDDISSRALGDAASAVRAIAAAGQNGILPALQASTASRALYVPHDPIASLPAEAKVKLLERLEGFAKAIDPRVVQVMASLAGEYEVILVAGSDGRLAADIRPLVRCSISVIVEENGKREQGGSGGGGRFDFAYFSDDILRRYASEAVHQAVTNLHADAAPAGQMTVVLGSGWPGILLHEAVGHGLEGDFNRKGSSAFSGRVGQRVAAKGVTVIDDGTIADRRGSLNIDDEGNTTQRNVLIEDGILKGYMQDSLNARLMGVAPTGNGRRESFAHLPIPRMTNTMMLAGEHDPAEIIKSVKKGIYAANFGGGQVDITSGKFVFSMSEAYLIEDGKVTRPIKGATLIGNGPDAMTRISMIGNDLKLDPGVGTCGKDGQSVPVGVGQPTLRIDGLTVGGTA
- a CDS encoding c-type cytochrome; the protein is MRALILAAGLLVACGGAMAQQGVQEKLKAIQSDPVALRAAVDAGKKVTFFCANCHGEDGISKLPEVPNLAGQNPAYLLEQIRKFGTGERKDPFMQGLIKVLKDDERLQAASYYASMPVPPSRADASQVSKGKELFGKLCVRCHGEQGRGNETIARLAGQKQPYLQTTITRYRDKTGVRNNQLMAIATAGLKNEEIVAISNYLTQLP
- a CDS encoding PA0069 family radical SAM protein, which codes for MEDSDLHPSLELPDRPVKGRGAVGNVAHRFSSDQRQAEDDGWERDTPALPQTRLLDDAAKSIISRNDSPDLEFTQSLNPYRGCEHGCIYCYARPTHAYLGLSPGLDFETQIFQKPNAAALLRAELARPGYVCSTLVLGAATDAYQPFERQTRLSRSLLEVLLEARHPVAVVSKSSLILRDLDLWAELARHHLAHVGISLTTLDGPLARQLEPRASAPHARLAAIEKLAAAGVPVSIFASPLIPGLNDHELEKLLGAAREHGASSASYTLLRLPHEVAGLFRDWLEWHAPQKAARIMSVLYDLRGGRANDAQFGSRMTGLGHFAELIRQRFELTCRRLGLARDWPQLDASRFTPPKNDGERQLSLF
- a CDS encoding YhdP family protein, which produces MNSPLTRQEVRGAVYHRLHWLWPWLARPAVARSLRIAGWSLFVLWLLFVALVLALRYVVLPKVADYQVQIEQAATRAVGQPVKIGKIEARWRGLNPDLVLDDVTVSDRLGQPAFSLTRVESVLSWQSLWRLQPTLSLLSFEGPVLHVRRESNGKITVAGMATEGDNDPAFAEWVLQQKHIRVRDATIVWDDRLRQAPPLILEDLQFGLDNSGRRHRFGLSAAPPAELAARIDIRGEVRGEIGEVLADLSGKLFVELDYADLAGWRSWVDYPVHLPRGRGALRVWGDFADGGGKLTTDFALEEVRIRLGRKLPELNLASMRGRLEGRYKGEAWAVSGQKLELLTQEGMRVAPTDFQVEWQQAPQTLAVSGSARASFLDLAVLGSLAAYMPLDAQSRELLQKHQPQGRITELRTSWALEGDELKRYALKAGFSQLGLVASGYVPGASGLSGLIDANEKGGEMALDSGTSGVSLPAVFPEPDIALDTLKAKTSWKINGAVADIKLDKLEFAGPEAAGSARGTYRYTGEGPGEIDLQATVDRGDGRAVWRFMPHAVNADARAWLRRGIVGGRGYDGKLVLKGNLKDFPFRDGKGGQFLVTAKAAGAKIDYAAGWPVIENIDGEMSFGVGMKVNASKGTILGARLSGVTVEIPDFESHEEMLFVRGAAHGPTSEFLRFIEQSPVADSIDRFTDGMKANGNGRLDLELDIPLRHALDTRMRGDYFFQNNQVQPLAGLPPLTQVNGRLQLTEKSIIAQDINGRLFGGPARVQVRNVGDKVAVQASGTANIGEVSKHFGFPLINHLSGSSGWKADIAIRKRNADVVIDSDLLGVSSPLPEPLNKNATMALPLRIERTAPDATREQYKITLGKVAQGLIVRRGDNWERGVFALGDAEPRLPDKGLAVRVAVPQIDADAWKNFLPDGGTPDGAASGGLALNTVFLKTPRLHLMGRDYSQVETTLRPRDGGWQIGLNTREAVGDIFWKSAGEGWVEGNFKRLIVRPAAESSESGSALLNSLPGMSLSVDDFHVGDKVLGKLDLKARNDKGAWNLDLLSLQNPDGGLKGKGVWFNSGKQQTRLDFELNAKDLGKLLDRLGYADTVRRGTAKLTGDLQWNGPLTGIHYPSLTGQLTVQAEKGQFNKLEPGVGKLLGLISLQSLPRRLTLDFRDIFSDGLAFDSINSVLSVKKGIMRTTEPLRIKGPAAHIEMQGETDLKNETQDLQVVVRPEIGNAAAVGVALVNPVVGAATLLANTVLPNPLNPLNRLFSYRYHVTGSWSDPKVDKAGESAPSKPKPEEEKTPMENDAR
- a CDS encoding carbon-nitrogen hydrolase family protein; the protein is MKQNCRIAALQMISGPRVGDNLETAGRLIAEAVDQGAQMVALPEYFPIIGAADADRVRARETYGNGPIQDWLAATAARHDVWIFAGSIPLTATQPHQMRNSSLVFNDGGDCVARYDKIHLFGFKKGDESYNEAAFIEPGNTPVAVDTPFGRVALSICYDLRFPELYRSLGPVDLILMPAAFTDTTGRAHWEILLRARAIENQCYLLAVGQGGRHENGRVTHGNSMIVDPWGEILDRKMKGPGVVIADLDHARIAEIRESLPALAHRIL